A genome region from Halorussus pelagicus includes the following:
- the ppsA gene encoding phosphoenolpyruvate synthase, which translates to MAVLWLDEITADDLELVGGKGASLGELTGAGLPVPSGFVVSAGTYRSFIEETGIDEELFEVVDVDTEDSKALAEAQSRAKELVLETEMPEEIRQEIYDSYDRMGDGEDFVAVRSSATAEDLPDASFAGQQETFLNVTREDLVDRVKRCWASLFTQRAIYYRQEKGFAHDKVDIAVVVQRMVDAEKSGVMFTSHPSTGAPRIIIEAAWGLGEAVVSGSVSPDNYVVDRESGAVEETTIADKKTMMEKDDATGETVEREVAEDLRETQVLDERDIERLVELGERVEDHYETPQDVEWAIVDGEVFMLQSRPITTIDDDAEIETDTEASAAADSEGIADGSGAVEAASGGASDTGSGGGDDVLVSGLGASPGIASGAVRIVDQLDQLDKVSEGDIIVTEMTTPDMVPAMKRAAGIATDEGGMTSHAAIVSRELGVPAVVGCTDATTTLTDDQRISLDGDKGTITEGRTETSDEREPIEEARPKTPVKPMTATEVKVNVSIPEAAERAAATGADGVGLLRMEHMILSTNKTPAKYIEDHGEDAYVNEIVEGIRGVADEFYPRPVRVRTLDAPTDEFQQLQGGEDEPDEHNPMLGYRGIRRSLDRPDVFKHELDAFARLYEMGYDNVEIMFPLVNDAEDVIRARNLMAESGIDPDKRTWGVMIETPASALGVEGMAEQGIDFASFGTNDLTQYTLAVDRNNGNVADRFDELHPSVLQLISQTIRTCREHDVDTSICGQAGSKPKMVQHLVDEGVSSISANIDAVRDVQHEVKRVEQKLLLDSVR; encoded by the coding sequence ATGGCTGTACTCTGGCTGGACGAAATCACCGCGGACGACCTCGAACTGGTCGGCGGGAAGGGCGCGTCGCTGGGGGAACTCACCGGCGCTGGCCTGCCGGTCCCCTCGGGGTTCGTGGTTTCGGCTGGCACCTACCGCTCGTTCATCGAGGAGACGGGAATCGACGAGGAACTGTTCGAGGTCGTAGACGTGGACACCGAAGACTCGAAGGCGCTCGCGGAGGCTCAGTCTCGGGCCAAGGAACTCGTTTTAGAGACCGAGATGCCCGAAGAGATTCGCCAAGAAATCTACGACTCCTACGACCGGATGGGAGACGGCGAGGACTTCGTGGCGGTCCGCTCGTCGGCGACCGCCGAAGACCTGCCCGACGCCTCGTTCGCCGGGCAACAGGAGACGTTCCTCAACGTCACCCGCGAAGACCTTGTAGACCGCGTCAAGCGATGTTGGGCGTCGCTGTTCACTCAGCGCGCCATCTACTACCGCCAAGAGAAGGGCTTCGCCCACGACAAGGTGGACATCGCCGTCGTCGTCCAGCGCATGGTGGACGCCGAGAAATCCGGCGTGATGTTCACCAGCCACCCCTCGACCGGCGCGCCGCGCATCATCATCGAGGCCGCGTGGGGTCTCGGCGAAGCGGTCGTCTCCGGGTCGGTCTCGCCCGACAACTACGTCGTGGACCGCGAATCGGGAGCGGTCGAGGAGACCACCATCGCCGACAAGAAGACGATGATGGAGAAAGACGACGCGACCGGCGAGACCGTCGAGCGCGAGGTCGCCGAAGACCTTCGCGAGACCCAAGTCTTGGACGAGCGCGACATCGAACGCCTCGTGGAACTCGGCGAACGTGTCGAAGATCACTACGAGACGCCCCAAGACGTGGAGTGGGCCATCGTGGACGGAGAGGTCTTCATGCTCCAGTCTCGGCCCATCACGACCATCGACGACGACGCGGAAATCGAGACCGACACCGAGGCGAGCGCCGCCGCTGACTCCGAGGGCATCGCCGACGGGAGCGGTGCGGTCGAGGCCGCCAGCGGCGGCGCGAGCGACACCGGTTCGGGCGGTGGCGACGACGTACTCGTCTCCGGTCTCGGCGCGAGTCCGGGCATCGCCTCGGGCGCGGTCCGCATCGTGGACCAACTCGACCAACTCGACAAGGTGAGCGAGGGCGACATTATCGTCACCGAGATGACGACGCCCGACATGGTGCCCGCGATGAAGCGCGCGGCGGGCATCGCCACCGACGAGGGCGGCATGACCAGCCACGCCGCCATCGTCTCGCGCGAACTCGGCGTCCCCGCAGTCGTCGGCTGTACCGACGCCACAACGACGCTGACCGACGACCAGCGCATCAGTCTCGACGGCGACAAGGGCACCATCACGGAGGGTCGCACGGAGACCTCCGACGAGCGCGAACCCATCGAGGAGGCCCGCCCGAAGACGCCGGTCAAGCCGATGACCGCGACGGAGGTGAAGGTCAACGTCTCCATTCCGGAGGCCGCCGAGCGCGCGGCGGCGACGGGCGCGGACGGCGTGGGCCTGCTCCGGATGGAACACATGATTCTGTCCACGAACAAGACGCCCGCCAAGTACATCGAAGACCACGGCGAGGACGCCTACGTCAACGAAATCGTGGAGGGAATCCGCGGCGTCGCCGACGAGTTCTACCCCCGGCCCGTCCGGGTCCGGACGCTCGACGCGCCGACCGACGAGTTCCAGCAGTTGCAGGGCGGCGAGGACGAACCCGACGAACACAACCCGATGCTTGGCTACCGGGGCATCCGACGGAGCCTCGACCGGCCGGACGTGTTCAAACACGAACTCGACGCGTTCGCCCGCCTCTACGAGATGGGCTACGACAACGTCGAAATCATGTTCCCGCTGGTCAACGACGCCGAGGACGTGATTCGGGCGCGCAACCTCATGGCGGAGTCGGGCATCGACCCCGACAAGCGGACGTGGGGCGTGATGATAGAGACGCCCGCCTCGGCGCTCGGCGTCGAGGGGATGGCCGAGCAGGGCATCGACTTCGCCTCGTTCGGCACGAACGACTTGACCCAGTACACCCTCGCGGTGGACCGCAACAACGGGAACGTCGCCGACCGGTTCGACGAACTCCACCCCTCGGTCCTGCAACTCATCAGCCAGACCATCCGGACCTGCCGGGAACACGACGTGGACACCTCCATCTGCGGGCAGGCCGGGTCGAAGCCGAAGATGGTCCAGCACCTCGTGGACGAGGGCGTCAGTTCCATCTCGGCGAACATCGACGCGGTCCGTGACGTGCAACACGAAGTCAAGCGCGTCGAGCAGAAGCTATTGCTCGACTCGGTGCGCTAA